In Sorghum bicolor cultivar BTx623 chromosome 10, Sorghum_bicolor_NCBIv3, whole genome shotgun sequence, one genomic interval encodes:
- the LOC8072811 gene encoding uncharacterized protein LOC8072811 — MDTGKEAERKAAACEHESGGNCGDDSLMTKAELRNEMKSMIQGLLEMNLIGPREMFAVEVASGVAGAVDANVIEHLVEMYKEAIRTVSNGKAELEKSLQKFRMAAEVYRLEMEARVRAKMEELWALNAKKADLELKVRFLEAELIAALPKMGELEDLKREKAPFFTSIGEQAKQWEQWQKMEGLENFKTTSNGPVIATTSHFGNFANYAHLGKGEEDGESDWDWS; from the coding sequence ATGGACACAGGGAAAGAGGCAGAGAGGAAAGCAGCAGCATGTGAGCATGAGAGTGGTGGTAATTGTGGAGATGATTCACTAATGACTAAAGCTGAGTTAAGAAATGAGATGAAGTCCATGATTCAGGGACTTTTGGAGATGAATTTGATTGGTCCTAGGGAGATGTTTGCGGTGGAGGTTGCATCAGGCGTTGCGGGGGCTGTTGACGCAAACGTGATAGAGCATTTGGTGGAGATGTATAAGGAGGCGATTCGGACGGTGTCCAACGGGAAGGCGGAGTTAGAGAAGAGCCTGCAGAAGTTTAGGATGGCAGCTGAGGTATATCGGTTGGAAATGGAGGCCAGGGTGAGAGCAAAGATGGAGGAATTGTGGGCGTTGAATGCGAAGAAAGCGGACTTGGAATTGAAGGTGCGGTTCTTAGAGGCGGAGCTGATTGCTGCCCTGCCTAAGATGGGGGAATTGGAGGACCTGAAGAGGGAAAAGGCTCCTTTTTTCACTTCAATAGGGGAGCAAGCCAAGCAGTGGGAACAATGGCAGAAAATGGAAGGGTTGGAAAACTTCAAAACTACTTCAAATGGTCCTGTGATTGCCACTACCAGTCACTTTGGTAACTTTGCCAACTATGCCCACTTGGGCAAAG
- the LOC8076421 gene encoding uncharacterized protein LOC8076421, whose product MALVPSGGAGACKDDAALGLPWSEMFRSASLRRPKQEADDAPPKKPALKKARAKEMKSKPSSVGAGAGAGSDMEGLSLEPDARLALYIAMAHAGLATALLVLYGLYLLLADFLRPLQWALLCSVPLRETQRALVAFWEPPLRGGLSAALLALPLAALRSSTATLADVRAALLRRPLPDSPAFPRLLRWLVSFFFFLVLFERLGAATALLLLVLALAFFAASPKLKRAASSRISSRPPSSRGLLLTGGILRHLKTLVALGLMLGMIAGFITGSIFFSYKIGLEGKDAVMSLKSHVEKSNYSEKIGLKKWMDDNDIPGLVDQYSGKIYDTVWEQVDQLAVQYNLTDFTSGFRHFLISQSVDPKSKALISSRPHPYSMKLQSIATCVKNREWVEIYRELDSFFRELLITREDLVVKAKGLALQGTEIAKRLLSSSTLVLGGSANLMLSIALRILSGAAEVVNFLSQLMVFLWVLYYLITVEGGGATEQIIDLLPVSKQVKDRCVEVIDHAISSVLLATAKIAIFQGGLTWLLFKFFKVHFVYTSTVLGFISALVPILPFWLSSIFATGELLMEGRYVLGLVVTVIHLMLMDYGTTTILEDIPGYNGYLTGLSIIGGMTLFPNALEGAILGPLIMTVVIALKNLYTEFVLADGEEASS is encoded by the exons ATGGCGCTCGTGCcgagcggcggcgcgggcgcTTGCAAGGACGACGCCGCCCTCGGGCTGCCGTGGTCCGAGATGTTCCGCTCAGCCTCGCTCCGCCGGCCCAAGCAGGAAGCAGACGACGCGCCACCCAAGAAGCCGGCGCTGAAGAAGGCGAGGGCCAAGGAGATGAAGTCCAAGCCGTCGTCGGTGGGAGCTGGGGCCGGGGCTGGGTCCGACATGGAGGGGCTGTCGCTGGAGCCCGACGCGCGCCTGGCGCTCTACATCGCCATGGCGCACGCGGGCCTCGCCACCGCGCTGCTCGTGCTCTACGGCCTCTACCTGCTGCTCGCCGACTTCCTCCGCCCGCTGCAGTGGGCGCTGCTCTGCTCCGTCCCGCTCCGCGAGACGCAGCGCGCGCTCGTCGCCTTCTGGGAGCCCCCGCTCCGCGGCGGCCTTAGCGCCGCACTGCTCGCGCTGCCGCTCGCCGCGCTCCGGTCCTCGACCGCCACCCTCGCCGACGTGCGCGCCGCCCTCCTGCGCCGCCCGCTCCCAGACTCGCCGGCGTTCCCGCGCCTCCTCCGCTGGCTCGTATCCTTCTTTTTCTTCCTCGTCCTCTTCGAGCGCCTCGGCGCCGCCACCGCGCTGCTGCTCCTCGTGCTCGCGCTCGCCTTCTTCGCCGCGTCCCCCAAGCTGAAGCGCGCCGCCTCCTCACGCATCTCCAGTCGGCCTCCCTCCTCGCGCGGCCTCCTCTTAACTGGAGGCATCCTCCGCCACCTTAAGACACTAGTCGCCCTTGGTCTCATGCTTGGTATGATCGCCGGGTTCATAACTGGCAGCATCTTCTTCTCCTACAAGATTGGGCTAGAGGGCAAGGACGCCGTCATGTCCCTCAAGTCCCATGTCGAGAAGAGCAACTACTCTGAGAAGATTGGCCTCAAGAAGTGGATGGACGACAATGACATCCCTGGCTTGGTCGATCAGTACTCTGGCAAGATCTATGACACCGTGTGGGAGCAGGTCGACCAATTGGCTGTGCAGTACAACCTTACAGATTTCACTAGTGGCTTCCGCCATTTCTTGATCAGCCAATCAGTTGACCCAAAGAGCAAGGCGCTCATCAGTTCCAGACCACACCCATATTCAATGAAGTTGCAATCAATTGCGACATGTGTGAAGAACAGAGAGTGGGTGGAGATTTACAGGGAGCTTGATTCGTTCTTTAGGGAGCTGTTGATCACAAGAGAGGATTTGGTGGTCAAGGCCAAGGGGCTGGCTTTGCAGGGAACAGAAATCGCAAAGAGGCTGCTGTCCAGCAGCACATTGGTGCTGGGCGGTAGTGCCAATCTGATGTTATCAATTGCTCTCCGCATTCTCTCAGGTGCGGCTGAGGTGGTGAATTTCCTGTCACAACTGATGGTGTTCTTGTGGGTGCTGTATTACCTCATTACTGTGGAGGGAGGCGGAGCTACAGAGCAAATCATTGATCTTTTGCCAGTGTCAAAACAAGTAAAGGACCGCTGTGTTGAGGTCATCGATCATGCCATTAGTAGTGTCTTGTTGGCCACTGCCAAGATTGCCATATTTCAAGGGGGGCTGACATGGCTGCTGTTCAAGTTCTTCAAAGTGCATTTTGTGTACACATCAACTGTGCTTGGATTCATCAGCGCACTTGTGCCAATACTTCCATTTTGGCTGTCCTCAATATTTGCCACAGGGGAGCTTCTCATGGAAGGGAGATATGTGCTTGGACTGGTGGTAACTGTGATACACCTCATGCTCATGGATTATGGCACAACTACCATTCTGGAGGATATACCTGGGTACAATGGGTATCTCACAGGCCTAAGCATAATTGGTGGCATGACACTGTTTCCCAATGCTCTGGAG GGTGCAATATTAGGTCCCCTTATAATGACGGTTGTTATAGCGTTGAAGAACTTGTACACAGAGTTTGTGCTTGCTGATGGAGAGGAGGCCAGCAGCTAG